One window of the Pelobates fuscus isolate aPelFus1 chromosome 12, aPelFus1.pri, whole genome shotgun sequence genome contains the following:
- the LOC134578534 gene encoding uncharacterized protein LOC134578534, with amino-acid sequence MPLRHRDVMQSQMVDSYGPVISDVNVVLFDKMLTNNEGFYLLFASQAELPPRAAPATQKLPPRAAPATQKLPPRTAPAMQKLPPRAALATQKLPPRAAPATQKLPPRAAPVTQKLPRHGLPQPRKSYRATGCPSHAKATTPRAAPATQKLPRHGLPQPRKSCCHAKATAPRAAPATQKLPRHGLPQPRKSYRATGCPSHAKATAPRAAPATQKLPPRAAPATQKLPPRAAPATQKLPPRAAPATQKLPPRAAPATQKLPPQAALSAAGF; translated from the exons ATGCCCTTGCGTCACCGTGATGTCATGCAGAGTCAAATGGTCGATTCTTATGGTCCGGTGATATCAGATGTTAATGTCGTCCTCTTTGACAAGATGCTGACAAATAATGAAGGCTTTTACTTGCTG TTTGCTAGCCAGGCCGAGTTACCGCCACGGGCTGCCCCAGCCACGCAAAAGCTACCGCCACGGGCTGCCCCAGCCACGCAAAAGCTACCGCCACGGACTGCCCCAGCCATGCAAAAGCTACCGCCACGGGCTGCCCTAGCCACGCAAAAGTTACCGCCACGGGCTGCCCCAGCCACGCAAAAGCTACCGCCACGGGCTGCCCCAGTCACGCAAAAGTTACCGCGCCACGGACTGCCCCAGCCACGCAAAAGCTACCGCGCCACGGGCTGCCCCAGTCACGCAAAAGCTACCACGCCACGGGCTGCCCCAGCCACGCAAAAGCTACCGCGCCACGGGCTGCCCCAGCCACGCAAAAGCTGCTGCCACGCAAAAGCTACCGCGCCACGGGCTGCCCCAGCCACGCAAAAGCTACCGCGCCACGGGCTGCCCCAGCCACGCAAAAGCTACCGCGCCACGGGCTGCCCCAGCCACGCAAAAGCTACCGCGCCACGGGCTGCCCCAGCCACGCAAAAGCTACCGCCACGGGCTGCCCCAGCCACGCAAAAGCTACCGCCACGGGCTGCCCCAGCCACGCAAAAGCTACCGCCACGGGCTGCCCCAGCCACGCAAAAGCTACCGCCACGGGCTGCCCCAGCCACGCAAAAGCTACCGCCACAGGCTGCGCTGTCAGCAGCTGGTTTTTGA